Genomic segment of Desulfovermiculus halophilus DSM 18834:
TCTTCGCAGTCTCCTTGCTGTTCGGATACATCATAGATGCCTTGCTCCAGGACATAAACAAGGAGCTCCGGGATTCGGAAGAAAAGTTTCGCTCCCTGGTCCAGTCCATTGAAGGCTACGTCTTTATGCTGGACAGGCAGGGGGTTGTGATTTCAGCAAATCGCGCCTTGTCCAGGCATATTGGACTTCCGGACAGCAAGATCATCGGCCGCCAGTACGACCGGATTCTTCCTCAGAGCTTAACGAATGATCTCAGGCCCAGCATCGATTCTGTGATGGCCTCGCAAACCCCTGCTCAGTTTGATTGGCATGACCCGGAATACGACCGATGGTATCTCACTTCCCTGCATCCGGTTTTCGACTCTTCGACCAAGGATCTCACAGCGGTTTCAGTTGTGGCCAAGGACACGACCAAGCGGGTCCATGCCGAGCAGGAGCTGCGCACTGCGTATGAGAGATTGCAAAAGACCCAGGAGCAGCTGATTCAAAAGAGCAAAATGGAGACCATGGGGCGGCTCTCCTCCGGCATAGCCCATCAGCTGCGCAATCCCCTGGAGATCATTCTGATGGGGACGGAGTTTGTTGAAAACCAGATGGATCAGGCGAATAAACAGCTGGTCCAGGGAGTGCAAAAGATAAAACAGGCCGTGTACCGGGCCAACAATATTGTTGAAGATTTTCTTCGCTTCTCCAAGTCCGCGAACTTCCAGCTGAGTTCCCTGTCCATATGCTCTCTGCTTCAGGAAACAGAGCAGATGATCGAGCACAAGCTGCGGCAGCACAATGTGCACTTTGAGCTTCACTGTCCGGATGGGAGCTTGGCTGTGCAGGCAAACCGCAACGCCCTGCAGCAGGTCTTCCTCAACCTGTTCACCAACGCCATTGAAGCCCAGGGGACAAACGGGCGGATATCGGTTGCTGTGGACGGGCAGCCCCGGGAAGAGGACCGGGCGCGAGAAAGAGGGGTGGAGAGCCCCACAAATCAATCATGGGTTGTGGTTGAGGTCGCGGACCAAGGACCTGGGATGGATGAAAAGCAGGTTTCCAATATATTCGAGCCGTTTTATTCAACCAAGCAGGGGGGGAATGGCTCGGGCCTGGGGCTGAGCATTGCCAAGATGATTATAGACACCCATCAGGGGAAAATCGAGGTCCAGAGCGAACCCCAGCAGGGAACACGCTTTCAGGTCTATCTGCAGCCGGCCTGAGGCAAGCGGTCTTGAAACCGCAGACATTCAGGGAATACGGAAGATCCGGAGACAAACCGTACAAGAGATTCTTCAGTCGCTGCGCTCCTTCAGAATGACAAGAGGGGGGCATCAGAATCATCCGGGGCGGACCGCCATTTTTCTGTTACTTATAGCTCCCACGCTCTGCGTGGGAGCCTTCCTGACCGCTCCCGCGGTCTCTTTCAGGACGCCGGAGCGTCCAAAAGAGTTCCCACGCAGAGCGTGGGAACGATAAAAGCGAAGAATCCCTAATCAAATATGGATAATAGGCCATCCCTTGTGGTTATATGAGAAAACGTGCTTACATGCCAATTTTTATCTACTGATCTGCAGGCCTGAATGGGGCCGTGATTGTGTGGTCGGTGTGGGGTGGAAGCAAAAACCGGCCGACGGGGAGTTGACTCTGAAAATGGAGCGGTTTGTATGCTGAAGATCTTGCTCATCGATGATGAAGAGGACTTTTGCTTCTTCATCAAAGGCAACTTGGAACAGAGCGGGCGATTCACGGTCTATACAGCTGACAACGGAGAGCTGGGGCTGGAAATGGCCAGGGAGTACAAGCCCGACCTGGTCCTTTTGGACCTGGTCATGCCGGATATGTCCGGGGATGAGGTTGCAGGGTGGTTTGAGCACGACCCGGACTTGAGCCATATACCGATCATCTTTCTGACCGCTATCGTGACCAAGGAGGAGACCGGAGACAGCAACTACAAGCAGATTGGAGGCCGCTACTTTGTAGCCAAGCCGATATCAACCAAGGATCTGATTGAGGCCATTGAAGATCGCCTGCAATGGCATACGGAATAGAGTGCCGAAAATATGTTTCAGGAACAAGGAGAGTGAGGAATTGGCTGAGATGGAACTCAATCCCAACGCACAGCTGGTGCTGACCAAACGATATCTGCGCAAGGGGGCCGATGGTGAGCCCATTGAAGGCATTGAGGATTTATTTGAACGGGTTGCCGGGAGCATCGCCAGGGAGGAGTCCAAGTACGAGAACTCGCCGTACAACGTCTCTGAGTTGACGACCCGGTTCTACGATCTGATGACCAGCTTTCGCTTTTTGCCCAACTCCCCGACCCTGATGAATGCAGGGACAGACCTGGGGCAGTTGGCTGCCTGCTTCGTCATTCCGGTGGAGGATTCCATGGACGGAATCTTCGATGCCATCAAGTACGCGGCCCTGATCCATAAGTCCGGCGGCGGGACGGGGTTTTCCTTCTCCCGTCTTCGGCCCCAAAAAAGCAGGGTAGGGTCCACCGGGGGGATCGCGTCCGGTCCGATTTCCTTTCTCAAGATCTTTAATACGGCCACGGAACAGGTCAAGCAGGGCGGAACCAGGCGGGGTGCGAACATGGGCATCCTGCGGGTGGATCATCCGGATATCCTGGAGTTCATCCGGGCCAAGGAACGGGAGGGGAAGCTGAACAACTTCAACCTGTCCGTGGCCTTGACCGAAAAGTTCATGCAGGCTGTGGACAAGGACGAAGAGTATCCGCTCATCGCTCCGCACACCGGGGAGGAAAAGGGGTCTCTGCGGGCCAGGGAAGTCTACCATCTCCTGGTCCAAAAGGCCTGGGAAAGCGGGGACCCGGGGATCATCTTCCTGGACCGCATCAACCGGGACAATCCCACCCCGCAGCTTGGAGAGATTGAGGCCACCAATCCCTGTGTTCCAGCCGATACCTTTGTTCAGACCAGTCAAGGTCCCAGGCAGGTACAGGATCTGCTTGGAGGCCAAGTGCGGCTGCAGGTCAATGGCCGGGAGCATGTATCCACCGAGCACGGATTTTTTCATACTGGCCGGAAAAGGATTGCTGAGCTGCAGACGGCTGAAGGCTACACACTGCGCTTGACCCCGGAGCATAAGGTTCTGAGGGCGGCAAGCATGACCCGATATGTGCTTCGGACGGAGTGGGTACAGGCGAAACAGCTTGTTCCCGGGGATAAAGTCCTGATCAATGATCATCGGGAGATACCGGCATGGCCTGGAGCGTTGGGGCAGGCTGAGGGGTATTTGATTGGTCTGCTGTTGGGTGATGGGACCTTGAAGCAGGACAAGGCTGTCCTTTCAGCATGGGTTCAGGAAGATGCTGTTAATGGACAGCCAAGGGATCATGTGGCCTGTTCAGGCATTATGCAGGCTGTATTGGAGTATGCCCAGGAGCTGCCTCACAGGTCCGATTTTCAAGGATGGCAAAAGATTGCCGGGCGGAATGAATATCGGCTGAGCCTTGGCTCTTTGAAAAGCATCGCATTAGGGCTGGGCCTGCAGCCTGGACACAAACAGATAACCCCGGCTGTGGAAAAGACTTCTTCTGCATTTTATGCCGGCTTTTTGCGTGGCCTCTTTGATGCCGACGGCTCGGTGCAGGGAGATCAGAACAAAGGAGTGAGCCTTCGTTTGGCCCAGAGCAATGCAGCTACCCTGCAGGCAGTGCAGCGGATGCTTCTCAGGATGGGCATTGCTTCCTGCATATACCGCAACCGGCGTGAAGCCGGCCAAAAGGATATGCCCAACGGCCAAGGCGGCATGAAGTCCTACCGGATTCAAAGCCAGCATGAGCTGATTATAACCGGTGATAATCTAGCTCGGTATGCAGAACGGATAGGATTTCACGATGCGGAAAAAGCCGAAAAATTGCAGACTGCCCTTGCCAGTTACAAGCGGAGACTGAATCGAGAACGGTTTACATGCACGTTTACCGGTTTAGAGGATTGTGGGTGGGAAGATGTTTTCGACGTCCAGGTTCCAAATGGCCACGCCTTTGATGCCAATGGGCTGATCGCGCACAACTGCGGCGAGCAACCGCTTTTGCCGTATGAGGCCTGCAATCTGGGATCCATCAATGTCGATGCCTTTTACTCTGAGACGGCTGAGGACGGAGTGGACTGGAACGGGCTGAAGGAGACCATCCATCTCAGCGTCCGTTTTCTGGACAATGTCATCGACGCCTCCCGCTATCCCCTGCCCCAGATTACGGATATGGTGCACACCAACCGGAAGATCGGCCTGGGGATCATGGGCTGGGCGGATCTGCTGTATCAGCTGCACATACCCTACAACAGCCGCCGGGCCTTGAGCATGGGCGAAAAGCTCATGGATTTTCTGCATCAGGAGTCCCGTTCCGCATCCAAGGTTCTGGCTCAGGAACGGGGGGCGTTTCCCGGGTATCCGGATTCGGTCTTCGCCCAGAAGAATCTGGGACCCTACCGGAACGCGACCACCACGACCATCGCCCCCACCGGGACCCTGTCCATCCTGGCCGGCTGCTCCTCCGGGATCGAACCGCTTTTCGCCCTGAGCTTTTCCCGGCATGTCATGGATGGAGAAACCCTGCTGGAGGTGAACAAGCACTTTGAACAGGCCCTGCGCCAGACGGACTGGTACAGCCAGAGCCTGATGCGCCAGGTGGCGGAAAAGGGAACCATCCGGGACATGGACTATCTTCCTCGGGATCTGCGGGAGGTCTTCGTCACTTCCATGGATTTCGAGCCCATCTGGCATCTGCGGATGCAGGCCGCTTTTCAGAAGTATACGGATAATGCGGTGTCCAAGACGGTCAACCTTCCCCATTCAGCCACTGAAGAGGATATCTCGTCCATTTACTGGGCGGCCTATGAGCTGGGGTGCAAGGGAGTGACCGTTTACCGGGACGGCTGCAAGGCTGAGCAGGTTCTGAGCACCGGGAGCGGCTCGGAAAAGGCGGAGGCCAAGAACGGGGTGCCGGTCCGGGAACGTCCGGACGTGATCTACGGTTTTACCCAGAAAGTGCAGACCGGTCTGGGAGATCTGTATCTCACGGTCAATGAGGTGGACGGCAAGCCGTTTGAGGTCTTTGCCACCATCGGCCGTTCCGGCCGGTCCATTACGGCCAAGGCCGAGGCCATCGGCCGGCTGGTCTCCCTGGCTCTGCGTTCCGGGGTCCATGTCCGGGATGTTGTGGCTCAGCTCAAGGGCATTGGCGGAGAGCATCCAGTGTTCCAGAAAAAAGGGCTGTTGCTGTCCATTCCCGATGCCGTGGCCTGGATTCTGGAGAACAGATACCTGAAAGAAGCCACACCAACGGGTGACGCCGCTCACAGCCTGGTCAAACCGGGTTGTCCGGAATGCGGGCAGGAGCTCATGTTCCAGGAAGGATGCTTTATCTGTCAGGCCTGCGGGTACACCAAATGCGGATAGAGGACAGTAGTTCTTCGACATAGCCTGTGGATTTTTGGAGTTTGCCGTCTCTTCTGTGTGCCCACTTTCGGCCCGGTATTTTCTAAGTCCCGCCAAAGGGGGATCCCTGCCCCCTCCCGGCTACTCACATGCAGGTCACTGCTTTCTGTTTGACCGAGCGTATCATACACGTGAGTGCCGGGTTTCCCCCTTTTGGCGGGACCAAGAAAATGTGCGGGCCTGCCGCTTATGGCACACAGAAGAGACGGCAAACTCTTATGTAGGCAATTCCACTTTCTGTGTCGAAGAGCCAGGATAGTTCCCACCCAGAGCGTGGGAACTATAACCCTGTCTAAAGGAAGAAAAAAATGGTTGAGGAGACAACAGTTCTCGGCATCTGCGGAAGTCCGAGGAAAAAGGCCACGCACAGGGCGGTACAGTGGGCCCTGGAGCAGTTTGAAACCGAACACGGCCTGCACACCGACTTCTTTTCCGTGCGGGGCAAAAGCATCAACTTCTGCATCCACTGCGATGTGTGCGTGAAGAAGAAGCAGGGCTGCGTGCATCAGGACGACCTGCAGGAGCTGTATCCCCTGATGCAAAAGGCGGATATATGGGTCCTGGGCAGTCCGGTCTACCACGGGCACATCAGCGCCCAGCTTAAGGCAGTGCTGGACCGGACCCGGGCCCTGTTGGGCCGGGACCGGCACATGCTGCGCAACAAGCTGGGCATGGGGATCGCCGTGGGCGGGGACCGGAACGGAGGTCAGGAGCAGGTCCTGCACACGGTGATCGATTTCTGCTTGATCAATGAGATGGTGCCGGTCAGCGGCGGGGTATTCGGGTCCAATCTGGGCGGAACCGTGTGGTCCCAGGACAAGGGGGGGGCTGGCATGGATGCGGACCAGGAGGGCCTGAAAAGCATCCGCAAGAGCATCGCCCGGGCGGTCGCCCTGCATCAGAAACTCGGGGCCTAGGCAGGTACTGTCCGGGATCACCCACAGGACAAAAGCATATTCATGGTTCCTACGCTCTGCATTGGCACTCTCCCGGATGCTCCAGGGTCCACAAAGAGACCGCGGGAGCGGTCCAGAAATGCTCCCACGCAGAGCGTGGGAGCGATAAAAAGCATATTCATGGTTCCTACGCAGAGCGTGGGAGCGATAAAAAACAGCACATCTTTTGAAAATCGGAGGGGTTACTCTGTGATCAGCTCCGGAAGATAGGAAATATCCGTCTCCAGCTCCCCCAGCTGGTGCAGGCTGATGAAGCGTTTGCTCACCGAATCGTCCAGGGTGAAGCGGACCTGGACCAAGACAAAAGGCGGGGGCTTAAGGCCCCCGGACCGTTGCCCACTCTCCTCCCGCCCCCATGACGAAACCATCCTGTTCTCTTCCGGATCATAGAAAGCCAGGTGCAGGGATTGTATCCTGGAGCTGAGCAGTACCTGCTCTGGCTGCTGCTCACCGTTTCCTGCCTCGGATACCGTGTTGACCAGCGGGACCTGAGACCGGTGCAGTTCACCGGCCCGGCCGTTTTCCTCCCCGTTCTGCTCCAGCCAGTAAGCCACTTTGTGTATCCGGTTTCCGGGGAAGGTGGCGTTGGCATCCAGGTCGGACCTGGTGCTGAACTCAAGTATCGGAGTCTGGGCAAGGAACAGATCGGAATTTGGGCTGTACCCTGCGAAGGGGACGGGCTGGGTTGCGTTGGAGGCGCTTTCTTGCGAGCCGGTGGCGTTGGCCGGGCTGCGGACCATTGATTCCAGGTCGCGCTGGATTTGGAGCATAACCAGACGCGCTTCCTGGGAAAGCCGACCTTTTTTTTCTATGTTTCCGGCAACATCTGTAACCCGGTTAAAGACCCCGAACAGAGCGGTGAACACAATGGCCGTCACTGTCAGGGCCACCAGGATCTCAATCAGGGTGAAGCCGGAAGCGGAGGGCCGAGGGCCGAGGGCCGAGGGCGAAGGGCCAAGGGCTAAGGGCAGAGGTCGAGAGGAAGAGGGCAGAGAACAGAAAACAGAAGACAGGAGGCATATAGCCGGGGAATGTGCGGGGGATGAACACAGTTTTTGGAGATGCTGGAGTTTCTGTCTCATTGGGTTGTGTCCCTGCCCGGCTCATACATGTATTCGCGCAGGGTGATCCCCTGAGCTTTCCGATCCCCGCCTTTTGGATACGCAGTAACCGTGATTGCGGTCAGCTCCTGGACCCGGGTGGGATCGATCCGAACCTCCCACATGAACCCCGGATAGTGCTCAAACTCCCCTTGACCCTGGACCATGTTGTCCACTCCCAGGATTTTGCTCTGATTCAGCTTGAACTCGGCCAGCATGGCGCAGCGTTCCCGGCTTTGGGTGCTGATGAACACGTCCTGGACGGACAGGGCGTTGTGCAGGACAGCGACCAGGGCAATGGACAAGATGCTCAGACTGACCAAAACCTCGATCAGGGTGAATCCGGAGGAGGAGGGCATGGGGCTAAGGGCTAAGGGCCGAGGGCGAAAGAAAGAAGACAGAGCACAGACTACAGAAGACAGGGGGCGGAAGGCATGGGGCATGCTGTGGGCAGAGAAAAAAGAATATGAGCGGTAAAGGGCTGCTCGAGGGCACGGAACAGGAACAGGCTGGAGAGTGGCCGTATGAGCCGTCCGCGCAGGCCTGTCGGGAGCGAGGATTGCTTTTGTTCTCTGCTGCGGGCCATCCCTCATAGGATCACGGCTCTTGTTCGATTTTCAGTTCCGGGGAAAAGGCCTGGAGCACAAGGGTCTTGGGCCGGCCGCCATCCAGGAGAAAAAAGCGGGAGGGCTGGGCGTATCCGCGAGGGCTGAAGACAATCTGCACCTCCCCGGAGCTGCGCCGTTGCCCGGACCCGACTTGTATCCCCTGGAGGTCAGTCTCACCGGTGAGCAAGGGGTTTTTGTCCGGGCGGCTGTCCCGGCCTGTTCTGTTTTCTGTCCAGTATTTTGCCTTTTCCCCGCTGTCCAGGTCCAGGTGGAGAACGTGGGGCTGCCGGTCCAGCATGGCCTGATGGCGCAGGTCTGTAAACAGAGCGCGCATTCGGCGCAGATCGGACTTGAACCCGTCGGTTCCGAGTCCGCCGCGGATGGAGGCGATGGAGAGCCCCATGGTCAGGGACAGGATGAGAAGCACCACCATGATCTCCATGAGGGTGAAGCCGGGAGAAGAAGCATGGGGCATGGGGCATGGGGCATGGGGACTGGAACCCGCAGAAGAGGATCGGGGAGGATGGGCCATGGTGCTGGGGGCCAAGAAACAGCCCTGCCCTGACCCCTCCCTCCGGGCTGAAGACCGACCGGAGAGAGGGAAATAAGAGAAGAAACCGATCTTCCCTGATATCCAGGGATGCAGATGGAACAGGATGTGTGGGCTCAATTCAGATTCCAGTTTCCGATATCAGCGTTGAATCCGTCCCCTCCCTGCTCTCCGTCCGCACCCAGGGAGAAGAGGTCAAACTCCTCATGTTCTCCGGGATAGATATAGACGTACTCATTGCCCCAGGGATCGTCCGGAATCTGGGATATATATCCGTTTTCCGGATAGTTGCGCGGTGTCTGTCCCACCCCCGGCTTTTCGGCCAGGGCCTTGAGCCCCTGCTCAGTGCTGGGGAAAAAGCCGTTGTTCAGCTTGAACTGCTTCACAGCCATGGCCAGGTTCTCGATCTGCATCTTGGTCTTGACCACCCGGGCCTTGTCCGGCTTGTCGGTCAGCCTGGGCACGATCAGCCCGGCCAAAATGCCCAGGATGACGATGACCACCATGAGCTCGATCAGGGTAAAACCGGCCTTTTTCCTGTCTCCAGTCTGTTGCAAGTTCATCACATCCTCATTCATGCAAAATAGGGTTATAAAAGGTAATTCTTCGAGGTAGCCTGTGGGTTTTTGGAGTTTGCTCGGGAAAGAAACGTACGGTTTCTTTTTCCGTCATTGCCTGGTTCGGCACGTACATTACTTGAAAAAGACCCGAGATTCTTCAGTCGCTGCGCTTCTTCAGAATGACAAGAGGGGGGCATTTGTACCATCCGGCGGGCGGCCATTATTCTTGTCATTCTGAGCGAGTCTGCGAGCGAAGAATCTCTGATCAAAATGGATAAGGTTCTTCGACGTAGCCTGTGGATTTTTGGAGTTTGCCGTTTCTTCTGTGTGCCCACTTTCGGCCCGGTATTTTCTAAGTCCCGCCAAAGGGGGATCCCTGCCCCTCCCGGCTACTCACGTGCAGGTCACTGCTTTCTGTGTCGAAGACCCTTTTCTTTCTTCGGTTTCGTAATCGCTATCGGGATCGATATCCATAAACTGAGGGTTCCTGCTGCACGGAATGACATATTCTTTCGATTTCGATAGCGATCCCGATTTTGATTTGGATTATCCCAACTATTAGCTCATAACAGTTTTTCATACGAAAGCGTATCATACACGTGAGTGCCGGGTGGCGGGACCAAGGAAATGTGCGGGCCTGCCGCTCACGGCACACAGAAGAGACGGCAAACTCTTATGTAGGCAATTCCACTTTCTGGGTCGAAGAGCCATGTATCTGTAATCTTGGTCATCGAATCAGCTGACTCATATCGAAAATCGGCAGCAGCACAGCCAGCACAACAAAGCCGACGATGCCGCCCAGAACCAGAATCATGACCGGCTCCAGCAGGCTGGTCAATGCGGTCAGGCGGTTGGAGACGTAGTTCTCGCTGTTCTGGGCCACTTTCAGGAACATGGCATCCAGCTGTCCGCTTTGTTCTCCCGCGCTGACCAGCTGGACCATGGTCGGGGGGAACAGGGTGCCACGGGCCATGGGCTTGGCCAGGGAGCTGCCTTCGCTGACCTCCTTGATGATCCGGTCCGTGGCCTGTTGGACAAGGGAGTTGGAGACCACATTGCGGACGATCTTCAGGGCCTGGAGCAGGGCGACTTCGTTTTTGAGCAGGGTCCCCAGGGTATGGCAGTACCGGCTGAGGACAATGTGGTGCAGCAGGGACCCAAGCAGGGGCATGCGCAGCAGCCATGCGTCCAGCACGGGCCGCCCCCGGCTGCTGGAGGCCATGCGCTTCAGGGCCAGGCCTGCGGCGGCCAAGAGCAGGGGCACAACCCACCAGTAGGCATGGAAGACCTCGCTGATCTGGATGAGGATGATGGTGGGCAGGGGCAGGGCCTGCTCGAAATCCAGAAAGATCTGGGTCACCTTGGGCACCACGTAGGACATGAGGAAAAAGACGACCCCCAGGCTGACCAGGAGGATGAGGGCCGGGTAGGCCAGGCTGGACTGCAGCTTGCGTTTTAAGGACTCCTGCTGCTCCCCGAAATCGGCCAAACGCTCCAGGACCAGCTCCAGGGTCCCGGAGCTCTCCCCGGCCCGGACCATGGCCGCATAGGTTGGAGGGAATGCCTGGCGCTGCTCTTCCATTGCTGCGGCCAGACTGGATCCCTCGTTGATCCGTTCCCTGATCTGGGCCAGGGTGCGGTACAGTCCGCCTTTCTTGACCTGCTGCAAGACGCTGTCCAGACAGGAGGCCAGGGGGATTCCGGCGGACAGCAGGGTGGCCAGCTGCCGGATGGCCACCACCAAATCCCCGGAGTTGACCCGATTGAACAGCCGGCTCCGCCACCCGGAAAGGGAGGGCGCGGATTGGGCCGGAAGGGGGTCTATCCGCCGGGGATACAGGCCGTCCCGGCGCAGACTGTCCTGGACCATGCGTCCGCTGTCTGCGCTGATGATCCCCTTGTGCTCCTTCCCTTTGCGGTCAAGTGCTATGTATTCATATACAGGCATACATCTTATACCTGGGTGACCCGGAGGACCTCATCGATGCTGGTTTCCCCGGCCAGGACCTTGCGCACTCCGTCCTGGCGCAGGGTGCGCATGCCTTCCTTCACGGCCAGCTGACGGATCTGGTTGGATTCCGAGGTGTGCAGGACCAGGGACTGGATCGCCTCGCTGACCCGCAGAAACTCGAAGATCCCGGTCCGGCCCTTGTATCCGGTCTGCAGGCAGGCCTCGCAGCCCACCGGCTTGAAGAACCGTCCCTCCAGCCCCTTGGCCCCGGGACCGAGCTCTTTGAGTTCCAGCTCGGCCGGCGCATAGGACTGCTTGCAGTTGGGGCACAGGCGGCGGACCAGGCGCTGGGCCAGGATGGCATGCACAGAGGAGGAGACCAGGAAGGGCTCAATGCCCATATCGATGAGCCTGGTAATGGCCCCGGAGGAGTCGTTGGTATGCAGGGTGGAAAAGACCAGGTGGCCGGTGAGGGCGGCCTGGATGGCGATTTCCGCGGTTTCCAGGTCCCGGATCTCCCCGACCAGGATCACGTCCGGGTCCTGGCGGACCATGGAGCGCAGGCCGTTGGCAAAGGTCAGCCCGATCCTGGAGTTGACCTGCATCTGCCCGATGCCGTCCAGCTGGTACTCAATAGGGTCTTCGATGGTCAGGATGTTCTTGTCCGGGGTATTGATTTGGGTCAAGGCCGAATACAGGGTGGTGGTCTTGCCGCTGCCCGTGGGCCCGGTGACCAGGATGATTCCGTGGGAGATACGGATCAGTTTTTCAAAGATGTCCAGGTGTTCCCGGCTCATGCCGATCTCCTGCAGATTCAGGACCCGGACGTCCTTTTCCAGGAGACGGAGGACCAGACGTTCTCCAAAGGCGGTGGGCAGGGAGGAAACCCGCAGGTCCACCTCCCGGTCTCCGATCCGGATATTGATCCGCCCGTCCTGGGGGATGCGTTTTTCGGCGATGTTCAGGCTGGCCAGGATCTTGACTCTGGAGACCACGGCTGGATGCAGCTTTTTGGGCAGGGTCAGGATGTCGTAGAGTACCCCGTCCATGCGGAAGCGGATCTTCAGCTCCTGCTGATAGGGCTCGATATGGATGTCGCTGGCCTTGTAGTGCACGGCCTGGGACAGGATATGGTTGACCAGCTTGATCACCGGGGCCTCGCTGGTCTCATCCAGCAGGTCGGCGCTGATTTCCTCGTCGAATTCGTTGAAAAAGGATTCGCTGTCTTCTGCATCCAGGCCCTGGATGATATGCTCGGCCCCGTTCTGCACATGCCCAAAGGCCCTGTTCACTGCGGACAAAACAGCTTCGCTCGGGGCCAGGACGGAGTCGATGCGCCGGACTTTGAGCAGGATCCTGAGCTGATCCAGGGCCAAAATGTCCAGAGGGTCGCTGAGGACGACAGTGGCTGTGTCCCCTTCAAGGCGCAAGGGGAGCAGGGTATGGGCCTTGAGAAAATGAATGGACAGGTCATTGACCAGACCGGGCTGAATAGCGTCGTCTGCGATGCTGTCCTGAACCGGCAGGTCCAGGACATGGGCGTAGGCCGCCAGGAGATCCTTTTCCGAAGCCCTTTTTTCCTGGAGCAGGAAACGGGTCAGGGTCTGTCCGTTTGTTCTCCCGGTGCGATAGGCAGCGAGGTCCTCGGTTTGAATCACGCCGTGGGAGGTAAGATAGGATTGCAGCGTATAATGCATGATCAGATGGAAAGCTTGCTGGTTCAAGGCTCCAGGTTTGCGGTTAAATTAATAATTTTGTCTATCATTCTTTGGACCGACAGGCGCCGGCCTGGTTTTTTCCCAAATTGGTAAGACCCCGAACTGTCGCTGGAATGATAAGATGCTGAATAAAAATAAGGTCTCAGAGTCACCATCCCAACCACCCCTGCCCCTCCTTGCCAAGGAGGGGAGTTACTAATGGGTGCGAAATGTTCTTTATCCCGCCTATGGCAGGACTCGCGCATGAAGCAAGCGGGAATGTATTTCCCGCGCAGCTGAGTGCAGCGCGCAAAAAGTAAACAACTTTTTGCTCTCATTAATAAGAGAAGCGGTTGTTGTGTGTACGTTTTTTATCCGCAAGTGTCTGCCTTATCGAAAACCGTAATCGTAGATCTAAAGCAAGATCATCCAGTTACGAGTCCCTTCCTTCGCAAGGAGGGGCAGGGGTGGTTGAAAAATGACAACTTCCTTAAATTCTTCCGTCGCTGCGCTCTTTCAGAATGACAAGAGGGGCTATCAGAATTAGCCGGGTCTTTGTATCGCCTAGGGCAATACTCCGAAGGTCTTGTACTCATCGGTCATGGCCTGGATCTGCCCTTCCGGTCCGAAGCGGAAGCGGTTCAGCTCCCGGGACTTGGCGTAGGCGATTGTCTGGGCGTCCTGGGCGGTCTGCACCACCTGGGGGGTGATGAAAACCATCAGGTTGGTCTTGTTCTGCTGATCCTGGGACGACTTGAACAGGTTTCCCAGAACAGGAATGTCCCCAAGCAGCGGGATCTTGGACTGAAAGTCCGAGTTCTTGTTCTCCATAAGCCCGGAAATGACCACTGTCTCTCCGTCCTTGACCGATACAGTGGTCTCCGTGGTCCGCTTGCGGGTGATTGGGGTCTGGCTGCTGAACTCAATGTTGGGGTCGATGCGGCTCACTTCCTGATACAGATTGAGCTTGATCCAGCCCTTGTTGTTGATCAGGGGGGTGACCTTCAGGGCACTCCCA
This window contains:
- a CDS encoding ATP-binding protein, which gives rise to MRYSSQSHKSNIFYIRLTAIISLAYMLVFEPGNFETKVWAYLYIAFFLSTNLVLSALPKWIYSQRRFYNLLVCFDTIMIALGIYLVGQVETSFFLIYFFIIGIASLSTNFRYLMVNTAMFVLIYGWIMYSQGNLTGDTATMYTLRLPFIFAVSLLFGYIIDALLQDINKELRDSEEKFRSLVQSIEGYVFMLDRQGVVISANRALSRHIGLPDSKIIGRQYDRILPQSLTNDLRPSIDSVMASQTPAQFDWHDPEYDRWYLTSLHPVFDSSTKDLTAVSVVAKDTTKRVHAEQELRTAYERLQKTQEQLIQKSKMETMGRLSSGIAHQLRNPLEIILMGTEFVENQMDQANKQLVQGVQKIKQAVYRANNIVEDFLRFSKSANFQLSSLSICSLLQETEQMIEHKLRQHNVHFELHCPDGSLAVQANRNALQQVFLNLFTNAIEAQGTNGRISVAVDGQPREEDRARERGVESPTNQSWVVVEVADQGPGMDEKQVSNIFEPFYSTKQGGNGSGLGLSIAKMIIDTHQGKIEVQSEPQQGTRFQVYLQPA
- a CDS encoding response regulator codes for the protein MLKILLIDDEEDFCFFIKGNLEQSGRFTVYTADNGELGLEMAREYKPDLVLLDLVMPDMSGDEVAGWFEHDPDLSHIPIIFLTAIVTKEETGDSNYKQIGGRYFVAKPISTKDLIEAIEDRLQWHTE
- a CDS encoding LAGLIDADG family homing endonuclease — protein: MELNPNAQLVLTKRYLRKGADGEPIEGIEDLFERVAGSIAREESKYENSPYNVSELTTRFYDLMTSFRFLPNSPTLMNAGTDLGQLAACFVIPVEDSMDGIFDAIKYAALIHKSGGGTGFSFSRLRPQKSRVGSTGGIASGPISFLKIFNTATEQVKQGGTRRGANMGILRVDHPDILEFIRAKEREGKLNNFNLSVALTEKFMQAVDKDEEYPLIAPHTGEEKGSLRAREVYHLLVQKAWESGDPGIIFLDRINRDNPTPQLGEIEATNPCVPADTFVQTSQGPRQVQDLLGGQVRLQVNGREHVSTEHGFFHTGRKRIAELQTAEGYTLRLTPEHKVLRAASMTRYVLRTEWVQAKQLVPGDKVLINDHREIPAWPGALGQAEGYLIGLLLGDGTLKQDKAVLSAWVQEDAVNGQPRDHVACSGIMQAVLEYAQELPHRSDFQGWQKIAGRNEYRLSLGSLKSIALGLGLQPGHKQITPAVEKTSSAFYAGFLRGLFDADGSVQGDQNKGVSLRLAQSNAATLQAVQRMLLRMGIASCIYRNRREAGQKDMPNGQGGMKSYRIQSQHELIITGDNLARYAERIGFHDAEKAEKLQTALASYKRRLNRERFTCTFTGLEDCGWEDVFDVQVPNGHAFDANGLIAHNCGEQPLLPYEACNLGSINVDAFYSETAEDGVDWNGLKETIHLSVRFLDNVIDASRYPLPQITDMVHTNRKIGLGIMGWADLLYQLHIPYNSRRALSMGEKLMDFLHQESRSASKVLAQERGAFPGYPDSVFAQKNLGPYRNATTTTIAPTGTLSILAGCSSGIEPLFALSFSRHVMDGETLLEVNKHFEQALRQTDWYSQSLMRQVAEKGTIRDMDYLPRDLREVFVTSMDFEPIWHLRMQAAFQKYTDNAVSKTVNLPHSATEEDISSIYWAAYELGCKGVTVYRDGCKAEQVLSTGSGSEKAEAKNGVPVRERPDVIYGFTQKVQTGLGDLYLTVNEVDGKPFEVFATIGRSGRSITAKAEAIGRLVSLALRSGVHVRDVVAQLKGIGGEHPVFQKKGLLLSIPDAVAWILENRYLKEATPTGDAAHSLVKPGCPECGQELMFQEGCFICQACGYTKCG
- a CDS encoding flavodoxin family protein, producing the protein MVEETTVLGICGSPRKKATHRAVQWALEQFETEHGLHTDFFSVRGKSINFCIHCDVCVKKKQGCVHQDDLQELYPLMQKADIWVLGSPVYHGHISAQLKAVLDRTRALLGRDRHMLRNKLGMGIAVGGDRNGGQEQVLHTVIDFCLINEMVPVSGGVFGSNLGGTVWSQDKGGAGMDADQEGLKSIRKSIARAVALHQKLGA